The Paenibacillus sp. YPG26 genome includes a window with the following:
- the topA gene encoding type I DNA topoisomerase: MADSLVIVESPAKAKTIGKYLGSKYIVKASMGHIRDLPKSQIGVEVENDFNPKYITIRGKGSILKELKSASKKVKNIYLAADPDREGEAIAWHLAHLLDVDASKSCRVVFNEITKDAVKDAFKTPRKINMDLVNAQQARRILDRLVGYKISPLLWKKVKKGLSAGRVQSVAVKIILDRENEISEFVPEEYWSITAALKIEDTSFEAKFHRLKGEKMELPNEEAVKQVLQAVEGASFQVSEVKEKERLRHPSAPFTTSSMQQEAARKLNFRAAKTMSVAQQLYEGVELGKEGTVGLITYMRTDSTRIAVSAQEEAKDYIVSKYGDKFVPEAPRQYSKKAANAQEAHEAIRPTSALRDPDSIKSFLSRDQFRLYKLVWERFMASQMASAVLDTLSVDIAAGDATFRAVGSKVRFHGFMKVYVEGNDDGTTDDDKFLPPLKAGDVLETEHIDPKQHFTQPPPRYTEARLVKTLEELGIGRPSTYAPTLETIQKRGYVAIEEKKFMPTELGELVIEQMEQFFPEILDVEFTAHMEGDLDHVEVGEEDWVKVLSEFYESFEKRLEVAEEEMKEIEIEDEVSDEICEKCGKPLVYKLGRFGKFLACSGFPDCRNTKPIIKDIGVTCPKCKEGHVVERRSKKGRVFYGCDRYPECDFVSWDKPSPKPCPQCGSMLVEKRNKQGTKLQCTGCDFTEAVEDNDDDASE, encoded by the coding sequence GTGGCGGATTCACTAGTTATTGTCGAGTCTCCTGCGAAAGCAAAGACGATCGGCAAATATCTGGGCAGTAAATATATCGTGAAAGCGTCTATGGGTCACATTCGCGATTTGCCAAAGAGTCAGATTGGAGTTGAGGTGGAGAACGACTTCAATCCCAAATATATTACCATCCGCGGCAAGGGTTCTATATTAAAGGAACTGAAAAGCGCGAGCAAGAAAGTCAAGAACATCTATCTGGCGGCTGACCCCGATCGTGAGGGTGAAGCGATTGCCTGGCACCTTGCGCATCTGCTTGATGTGGATGCCAGCAAGAGCTGCCGGGTAGTCTTTAATGAAATTACCAAGGATGCTGTCAAGGATGCATTCAAAACGCCGCGCAAAATTAATATGGATCTGGTCAATGCCCAGCAGGCCAGACGTATATTAGACCGTTTGGTAGGATACAAGATCAGTCCTCTTTTATGGAAGAAGGTCAAGAAAGGCTTGTCTGCCGGACGCGTTCAGTCTGTGGCGGTCAAGATCATTCTCGACCGGGAGAATGAAATCTCCGAGTTCGTTCCTGAAGAGTACTGGAGCATTACAGCCGCTCTGAAGATTGAAGACACCTCCTTCGAGGCCAAATTCCATCGGCTCAAGGGCGAGAAGATGGAGCTGCCGAACGAAGAAGCCGTCAAGCAGGTGCTCCAGGCGGTTGAAGGGGCTTCATTCCAGGTAAGCGAAGTGAAGGAGAAGGAACGTCTGCGTCATCCTTCTGCTCCGTTCACAACGAGTTCCATGCAGCAGGAAGCTGCGAGGAAGCTGAACTTCCGTGCGGCCAAGACGATGTCAGTCGCTCAGCAGCTATATGAGGGCGTTGAGCTTGGCAAGGAGGGTACGGTGGGTCTAATCACTTACATGCGTACAGACTCCACGCGAATCGCGGTCTCTGCCCAGGAAGAGGCGAAGGACTATATTGTGAGTAAATACGGCGACAAATTTGTTCCTGAAGCCCCGCGTCAGTATTCCAAGAAGGCGGCGAATGCCCAGGAAGCCCACGAAGCCATCCGTCCAACCTCCGCACTGCGCGATCCTGATTCCATTAAATCTTTCCTGAGCCGTGATCAATTCAGGCTATACAAGCTGGTATGGGAACGATTCATGGCCAGTCAAATGGCTTCAGCCGTTCTGGATACGCTTTCTGTGGATATAGCCGCTGGAGATGCGACCTTCCGGGCCGTTGGCTCCAAGGTGAGATTTCATGGATTCATGAAGGTCTACGTGGAAGGGAATGACGATGGAACTACGGATGATGACAAGTTTCTGCCTCCCCTGAAGGCCGGTGATGTGCTGGAGACCGAACATATTGATCCGAAGCAGCACTTCACCCAGCCTCCTCCAAGGTATACGGAAGCCCGCTTGGTCAAGACGCTTGAAGAGCTGGGAATAGGGCGTCCAAGTACTTATGCCCCTACGCTGGAGACGATCCAGAAGCGTGGTTACGTAGCTATCGAAGAGAAGAAATTCATGCCTACAGAGCTTGGCGAACTCGTAATAGAACAAATGGAACAGTTCTTCCCCGAAATTCTTGATGTGGAATTCACCGCACATATGGAAGGGGATCTCGACCATGTGGAGGTAGGTGAGGAAGATTGGGTCAAGGTTCTGAGCGAGTTCTACGAGTCCTTCGAGAAGCGCCTTGAGGTAGCCGAAGAGGAAATGAAAGAAATTGAGATCGAGGATGAGGTATCTGACGAGATTTGTGAGAAATGCGGCAAGCCGCTTGTCTACAAGCTTGGCAGATTTGGCAAGTTCCTGGCCTGCTCCGGATTCCCGGACTGCCGGAATACCAAACCGATCATTAAGGATATCGGGGTGACCTGTCCCAAATGCAAAGAAGGGCACGTAGTGGAACGCCGCAGCAAGAAGGGGCGTGTGTTCTACGGATGTGACCGTTATCCTGAATGCGACTTCGTGTCTTGGGATAAGCCTTCACCGAAGCCGTGTCCACAATGTGGTTCCATGCTTGTTGAGAAGCGGAATAAGCAGGGAACGAAGCTCCAATGTACGGGGTGCGACTTTACAGAAGCTGTTGAAGATAATGATGACGATGCATCCGAGTAA
- the dprA gene encoding DNA-processing protein DprA — MMKRKVLIGLHETPGIGWKSIERIMEAGSLENATEFTAADWMNCGFTGTQAVKMAAHFTEEWLEQREALNHSKGIEVMTRLDEDYPLLMKEAVRPPWVMYLKGHRKLLASFSIAMVGTRVPTAYGRKVAELIAAELCHHEVTIVSGMARGIDGVCHEAALRCGGSTIAVLGTAIDTAYPSEHTSLYRQIAAEGLVVSEYAVGTPPHPGLFPQRNRIIAGLTRGTLVVEADVRSGSLITADSAMEANRDVFAVPGQITSPKSSGTLGLIKQGAKLVTSAEDILEEYGILNGKSSPGREVEHKGNKLTEQEQHIYHMLEQGGLSFDGLLAGTGWDFGLLHSVLLSLIIKKQVVQLPGSIYKII; from the coding sequence ATAATGAAAAGAAAAGTCCTCATTGGACTTCACGAAACTCCGGGGATCGGATGGAAGAGTATAGAGCGGATTATGGAAGCCGGCTCATTAGAGAACGCAACCGAGTTCACGGCGGCAGATTGGATGAACTGCGGATTTACCGGGACACAGGCGGTCAAGATGGCAGCTCATTTTACCGAGGAATGGTTGGAGCAGAGAGAGGCATTGAATCATAGTAAAGGAATAGAAGTGATGACCCGGCTTGATGAGGATTATCCACTACTAATGAAGGAAGCTGTCAGACCCCCGTGGGTAATGTATCTGAAAGGACACAGAAAGCTGCTGGCTTCGTTCTCGATCGCCATGGTTGGGACAAGGGTCCCTACAGCATATGGACGTAAAGTCGCGGAGCTGATTGCGGCGGAATTGTGCCATCATGAGGTAACGATTGTGAGCGGGATGGCCAGAGGGATTGACGGAGTGTGTCATGAGGCAGCCCTGCGCTGTGGCGGGTCAACCATTGCTGTTCTGGGAACGGCAATTGATACTGCGTATCCATCTGAGCATACGTCTCTGTACCGTCAGATTGCGGCCGAAGGCCTGGTGGTGTCGGAATATGCTGTCGGAACCCCGCCTCATCCGGGGTTATTTCCCCAGAGGAACCGGATTATTGCCGGGCTAACCCGCGGAACCCTGGTGGTTGAGGCTGACGTCAGAAGCGGGTCGCTAATTACAGCAGATTCAGCCATGGAAGCTAACCGTGATGTGTTCGCGGTGCCAGGGCAGATCACCTCACCCAAAAGCAGCGGCACCCTCGGCTTAATTAAGCAGGGGGCCAAGCTTGTTACCTCGGCTGAGGATATATTGGAGGAGTATGGGATCTTGAACGGGAAGAGTTCACCTGGCAGAGAAGTAGAGCACAAAGGAAACAAGTTGACAGAACAGGAGCAGCACATATACCATATGTTGGAGCAGGGCGGCCTAAGCTTTGATGGATTGCTCGCAGGAACCGGATGGGATTTTGGACTTTTGCATTCAGTTCTGTTATCTTTAATCATAAAAAAGCAGGTTGTGCAATTACCTGGTTCTATTTACAAAATAATATAA